The nucleotide sequence CGCAGCACGAGAAGCTCAGTACACCATGGCCATTCCTCAACATACGATTGATCAGATTCTCGATCGCACCGATATTGTCGATGTGATTGGTCAATTCGTAAAATTAAAAAAGACTGGCCGGACCTATTCGGGCTGCTGCCCTTTCCATCAGGAAAAATCACCATCTTTCCACGTCTATCGTGACAAGCAGTACTACCACTGTTTTGGCTGTCAGGCCAATGGTAATGCCATCCGTTTTTTAATGGATATAGGTAACCGTAATTTCATCGAGGTGATGAAAGATCTGTCCAGCCAGACCGGGATTGAACTGCCAAAAGACAATCAGGATTCCAGCAAGCTTAAATACAAGCGCGAAGCCAAGCCGAAAGTTGCACCAAAGCCAACAACATCAGCTCTGCAGAATCCTTCACCAAATACATCTACTGAAGCTGCTCCTACTGCACATTTTGATCCCTTTGCGGAATTCCAGAATGCTGAGCAAGACTACGGCGATCCATTTGCATCCTTTGAACAGATGCCGATACAGGATGCACCTCAGGAAGGCAACCTGTATGACCTGCTGGAAAATATCGCGCAGTTCTATGAACGCCAGTTACCTAACAGTGCCAGCGCACAGCAGTATTTCAAGCAGCGTGGCTTAAGTAGCGACACCATTGCCTATTGGCGTCTGGGTTATGCACCAGAAGACTGGCAGCATCTGGAAAAAGCCTTTCCTCAGGATATTGAAGGTCTCAAACTTTTAGGCTTAATCCGCACCAGTGACAATGGCCGGGATTTCGACCTGCTGCGGGATCGGGTGATTTTCCCGATTCGCGACCCCAAAGGCCGTGTGGTCGGCTTTGGTGGCCGGGCACTGAATGACGAGATCAAGCCAAAATACATCAACTCCCCAGATTCCGAAGTCTTCCATAAAAACCAGTTGTTATATGGCCTATATGAAGGCCGCAAAGCCAAAGCCCAAGACTGGTTGATGGTGGAAGGCTACATGGATGTGATTGCTTTGCAGCAATATGGCATTCATGGGGCAGTCGCAACGCTAGGGACAGCCAGTAATACCGAACACCTGAATATCCTGTTCAAGCAGAACAATCGCATTACCATTGCCTTTGACGGTGATGCAGCTGGCCAGAAAGCGGCACGACGTACCTTAGAGATTGCCCTGCCGTTGCTCAATGATGGCCGTGAGCTCAAGTTTTTCGTGTTGCCGGATGACCATGACCCGGATTCCCTGATCCGTCGTGAGGGCATTGAAAACTTCCGTCGTTTGCTGGATCAGGCGCCACTACTCTCCGATTTTGTGTTTGCCCATCTGACCCAAAACCATGATGTGGCAACACCTGAAGGTAAAAGTCAGGTCATGGCCGAGCTGCGCCAGCTGACTGAACTGTTACCCAAACAGGGTTCATACCGTTACCTGCTGCAGCAGTTCTTCCGGGAAAAACTTGGTTTTAACCGCAAATGGCAACCGAAGGTCAATAATGATGCGAGCTTAAGTTTTAGCACCAAGATTGATGCCGAAGAATATGTAATCGCGATTCTGATCAATCATCCGTATCTGTATATTCATTTTGAGCCACTACGTGCACTAGTATCCGAAGATCAGTTGCTGCACAAGATTCTGAACATCCTGAATATCATCTTTGATGACCTGCCAGATGATCCTGAACTGTCAACTTACTATGTGCTAGGAGCCTGTGCGGCCTACCATCATGAACTGCAACGCATCCTGCAGCATGCCAACGTCAGTGACTATACATCTTCGCCAGAACAGGCCGACAAGCTAGCAGCCGACCTGTCCACCAAGCTGCAGTATCAATGCCTGCAACACAAGATTAAATCGAAAAAATTTAGCAGCATTGAAGAAATGAAAAACCTGAAACTGCAGATCTTTGAGATTGACCGCAAGCGTACCATGACGTTGCTGGAAGACTAATTTTCTTATATCCCAGATACAAAAATGGAGATCACTGTGATCTCCATTTTTCTTTTCAATATTAATTTTAACCTGAGTTCGATGAAATCCACTTAACCTTTTAGCATATTTTGGAAAGTTGGCTTATTGGGGTTCAAACAATAAGCCACTACAGCAGCCATGATATTCACCATGAAGTTATTTACCGAACGATGACGTGAATGTTCAAGTTGATGTAAATTTTTTAATTGATCATTCACTGTTTCGATCAATCCTCTTCTGCAAAGTAATTGTTTTTCTTCTTCAGTTTGGATGGGTTTATTTTTCATATTCCGACGTGATGGGGTCAATATTTTCAGTCCTCTTGCTGCTAAAGCTTCGGCTTTTGCTTTGCTCAAATAGCCTTTGTCTCCGAGTAGGATCCCTTTTAATTCTTGAGTTAAAGATTCTAATATAGCAACATCATGAACATTTCCCGATGTCAGCTTGAGATTAATAATTTCACCTAAATTATTGATAACGAGATGTAATTTAAAACCATAAAACCAACCCGTACTACTTTTTCCACGACCGGCCAAGCCTTTAAATACACGATGCCTTTTAATCCGAAGATTATGGCAAACTACCAATTTAGTGGAGTCAATGATACTGATTCCCGTATCTTTTCCTTTCACCTGATGGAAGAAGCTACTCAGAGCTTGCAAACAACGGGGCATGATTTCAATAAATCGGTTG is from Acinetobacter sp. ANC 7912 and encodes:
- a CDS encoding IS982 family transposase, whose amino-acid sequence is MDHITELFCILDDFCKKFNESLEKALISNQKTRLKKSALSLSEAMTIVILFHQSGFRFFKYFYCQMIVPFWKSAFPKLLSYNRFIEIMPRCLQALSSFFHQVKGKDTGISIIDSTKLVVCHNLRIKRHRVFKGLAGRGKSSTGWFYGFKLHLVINNLGEIINLKLTSGNVHDVAILESLTQELKGILLGDKGYLSKAKAEALAARGLKILTPSRRNMKNKPIQTEEEKQLLCRRGLIETVNDQLKNLHQLEHSRHRSVNNFMVNIMAAVVAYCLNPNKPTFQNMLKG
- a CDS encoding DNA primase, which gives rise to MAIPQHTIDQILDRTDIVDVIGQFVKLKKTGRTYSGCCPFHQEKSPSFHVYRDKQYYHCFGCQANGNAIRFLMDIGNRNFIEVMKDLSSQTGIELPKDNQDSSKLKYKREAKPKVAPKPTTSALQNPSPNTSTEAAPTAHFDPFAEFQNAEQDYGDPFASFEQMPIQDAPQEGNLYDLLENIAQFYERQLPNSASAQQYFKQRGLSSDTIAYWRLGYAPEDWQHLEKAFPQDIEGLKLLGLIRTSDNGRDFDLLRDRVIFPIRDPKGRVVGFGGRALNDEIKPKYINSPDSEVFHKNQLLYGLYEGRKAKAQDWLMVEGYMDVIALQQYGIHGAVATLGTASNTEHLNILFKQNNRITIAFDGDAAGQKAARRTLEIALPLLNDGRELKFFVLPDDHDPDSLIRREGIENFRRLLDQAPLLSDFVFAHLTQNHDVATPEGKSQVMAELRQLTELLPKQGSYRYLLQQFFREKLGFNRKWQPKVNNDASLSFSTKIDAEEYVIAILINHPYLYIHFEPLRALVSEDQLLHKILNILNIIFDDLPDDPELSTYYVLGACAAYHHELQRILQHANVSDYTSSPEQADKLAADLSTKLQYQCLQHKIKSKKFSSIEEMKNLKLQIFEIDRKRTMTLLED